The genomic stretch TCGACAAAACTCTGGTTATTTACATAGTAAGTCTCTAATCCACAATCATCTAATATTGAATCAGTATCTTCTTCCCAAATAGACAAAAGAGATATCTTTTTATCATTTACTCGTATTTTTTTCTTGTCTTTTATTAGAATAGTAACATACCTATTAAAAAGATCAGGTGGTAGTTCAGGAAATATAGTTGCAACAAATAATACGTATTTGCTAATGGGCTCTTTTTTATTTTTGAATATTTCTTTAAAGCTAGTTCTAACTTCATTTTTCTTATTTCTGATAATTGTATTGAAATTAGACTCTTCAATAATTTTATCTAAATCCTTTAGTAAGTTTTTATCGCCACTGCTCCAATAATCATCTTTTTGATCATTTCTTATAATACAAGCTTGGTCTTCTGAGATTTTATATTTTCGCATGTAAACTTCAAAAGCATCAATGATGTAAAAGTCAAAGGGAGATTGTATGAGGTAATTTTGATTTTCATGATAAGTCAAATAGATAATAAAAAAATCAAGACTTAATCTTTTCACTATATCATCTTTACCTCTACGACTTTTTTTACGCAATGAATTCAAAAGTGCTGGGTTTTTATTATTACGACTATCATAAATGAATAGTAATAATTTATCTGCTTTTTTTACAAGTGATTTGCGTCGGCAATCTTCAATGAGATGAATAATATCAGAACTTTCATACGTATCGAATGAAACTTCTTGTTTTTTGTATGTATCAAAAATTTTATCCTGAGCAATCGCATGTTTCAAACTATTGGCAATTTCTTCATGCGCACAGTTAACAATCAGAAAACTATTTTCATGTAAAGAATTGATACTTTCTTTACTTAGGTCTTGAACTCCAAATTTTATTTTATCCGTATCAATAGGATCCAACTGTGTTGGCAGTCCATTCCGTTCTTGCGCATAATTATAGGAATTTTTATTTATGGTATTGTGATCCCCGAATATGGCATCCTGCTCAAAAGTATTGTCATTAATTTCAATTTTTTCTTCTTTCTTTGGCTCATCATCAAGTTCATCCGGATTAGGTTCCGTTCTTGAAGGTTCTTTTGCTACTGGTTCGTCTTTTTCAGAAACTTCTGCATCTGAACTAGATGTTCCATCATCCACTTTTTCTGGATTGTTAATTTTAATTTTTCCCTTTTCACCTTCTTCTTTTCCAGTTTCAGGATTTGAATCTTCTGCTTGACCTTGAGGATCTTTATCTCCATTATTTGACATATTAACAGCTTATTTTGAGTTATTTTTATTTATCGTATTGTTGTTACCAAACATGGCATCTCCTTTAAAAGTATTCCCTTTTACTGTTAAAGTTTCATTGTCATTATCGTCTGTTGACTTATTTTTAGAAGAATTTTCATAATCTTGGTATGCGTATACTATTTCTTTTATTTGCTGTGCCAAATGTTCTGGATTATACTCCCACGGAAACTTTGTAATTCCCTTAAGTTCTTTATGAACTTCAGTGATAAGTGTTTCATCAATCATAATAGGGATGAGATATGCTGATTTTTCCATCATATACCTAGGTATAAATGCTTCTATTTCAGCTTGAACAAATTCATTTTCTGGATCTATATAATTTTTAGAAACTACAATAACTACACACTTCGAATCATGCCTGTAAATTTCTTGCAGTTCGTCTTTGAGTTTTCTTCCAAGCATTACTTCTTGACGTTCAGGGTAATAGTATCGAATCATTTCTGGTGCTTTTAGTTTCAAAGCTAAATAGATACTTAAGGCTATGTTTCTATCTGCTCTAGCAAAAGAAATTGCAACGTCGTGTTTGTATTTTTCTGCCATAATTTAAATGCTTCCTTTATTTACTAAATTCCAATAGTGCTGACCAAGTGCCGTTAATTTGCATGATTTTGATTCCATAGCTGCATCATACATATGAATCGCATTTACGGGAACGACCAAATTGACTCTATTGTAACGTTGCAACACATGAAACTTTTTTGAATGTTTTGGAATCATACTCTTGGAAGTATGTTCATAACTTGGGTCAAGTTGAAATTCAGCCGTTTTAGTTTTAAATAATTTCACTATACGTTTTAAATTCTTCAAAGAAATAGTAGGTTTTACATTTTTTAGGCTTATGAAATATTGAACATTTGTTTTAAAAATTGGACGTTGATCCCATTCGCCTAAAGATTGATCTATGTGTGCATATACACTACCAGGTGTTATTTGTCCTACTAGATTTGCTGCGCCACCATTAAGTGCATCAACCAATAAAGTTGTAAAAACTCCTGACCCATCGATTTCTGTTGCATATTGTTCTTCTGAAGAAGCTGTTAAGATTGTCATGCCTTCAGCTAATAATGCTTTATCATCAAAATCTCTTAGTGATCCTGTAATACCACTATGACAACAATCTAAAATAATTATTTTGTTTGTAGCTTTAGATTGATTCGCAAATATTAGAACATCATTTAATGATACTCCTTCGTGTCCTTTTTGATTGTTTGATGCCAATATAAAACCTCCTGAATTTTCAACATGACCATGCCCAGCAAAATAAAATAGAACAGTCTCTTTTTTACTTTCAAAAAGTTCTTTTATATGCTTTCTTAATGTATTAGAAGATAATTTATCATCTTCACTTGAAGAAGTTAATAGCTTAATTCCAAAATTTTTTGTTCTATCCCCATTTCTTTTCAATGTTGAAGCTACTGCTTCGGCATCATTTACAGCACCACTTAAGTTTTTATATTTCTGATAATAATCAATACCTACTATTAAAGCCTTCTTTGCCATATTATCTGTTTTTTAATTAATAATTAATTAGTTGAGATGTTTTCTAGTTTCACTAACATTACAAATATTTAATTTTTAATCCCCTATTACTATGGTAGTTGTATTGATATTGATATCATTAGAAGTAGGGAGAGCTTCTCCTGATTATTTTTTCAACTTTGCGTGAAAATTTTAATCATGAGACATAAAGTATTTATCAGTTATCATCATGAAAATGATTTCAGTTATCGAAAAAAATATGAAAAACTATTTAACGAAAAGTTTGACATACTAGATTCTCTTTCAGTAAAGCCTGGAGAAATTAAAGGAGTTAGCACAGAAGAATTTAGAAGATAAATCCGAGAGAAGCATTTGAGAGAGTCAACGGTTACTGCTATTTTAATAGGAGAAGACACTTGGCGTCGACATCATGTTGATTATGAAATTCATAATTCTTTAAAGCAAACACAAAATAACCTAAGATCTGGAGTTTTAGGAATTATTTCACCATTTTATGCTACATACAGTAAAAATTCATATGATGAAAAAACGATTCCTAAACGTTTGGCTCAGAATATATCCAATAGCTATGTAGCTATTAAATTTTGGCATGGAAATCCAGAAATTAATCAACAATGGATTCATGAAGCTTTTCAAAAAAGGAATAAAATAATTCCCATGAATTCTATGCCGCCAATGAAGCGAAATTGGAAAGGTGATAAATGGCAATAAGAATTGTTAATTATAGCCATTCTCTCTTGCATATATTATAAGTTCTTTAGAATTTTTAACACCTGTTTTTTCAATAAGATTTTTCCGGTGTGAGTTTATAGTTGACTGAGCTCTACTCAATTTTTCTGCAATATCAGGAGTTGACAAACCTTTGCCTATAAACTTCAATATTTCTTTTTCACGCTGCGTTAATCTTACTTCTCCATGAACATTCTTTGATCGGAGTCCAGCTATCAACGCATTCTTAACATCATCGCCTAAATATTCTCCATCATCATAAATAGTCTTTATTGCTGTGACAAGTTCTTCTTTGCCTTTGTTTTTTAAAATATATCCGTGTGCGCCTACTTCTAATATTCTTCTAATGAATTTAACATCCTTATACATGGTTAAAATAAGTATTTTCACTTTTGGAAATTCACTACGTATGTAATTTGTAAGTTCTACTCCATCCATTTTTGGCATATTAATATCCAAGACAGCTACATCTATATCATTATTTTGAAGAAGCGGAATAACATCTTTGCCATTATTAGCTTGTCCTATTACAGTAATGCCATCTTCTTCATTTATTAACGATATTAAACCATCAACGACTATTTCGTGATCATCGGCTATTATTATTTTTATCATAATTATATTTCTTTTATTGGAATATCTATGGATATACTTGTTCCTTTATTAATCATTGAATCTATATGTAACTCTCCATCAAGTGATTCCACTCTTGTAGCTACATTTTTTAATCCCATTCCTCTATTTTTTTTGTCATTTACATCAAATCCTACACCATCATCTTCTACGGATATATTTAGCTGATTTTCTCTACTAACAAGTTGAATTGTTATATTTTTTGCTTTCGCATATTTTAAGATATTGCTAATCAATTCTTGTATAATTCTATATATTGTAATTTCAACATCATTATCCAAACGATTGTTTAACCCATGCGCAATAAACTCTACTTCTATCTGATTACTTTCTTCTAATGTTTCTTTTAAATCTTCCAAGGCAGCGACAAGACCAAACTTAGTAAGGACTCCTGAAGCCATATCGTGTGATATTTTCCGAACCTCATCACAGGCGTTATCCAATAATTCATTTGCTTTTTCATATTGCTTTATGTTGGATGATTTGAGTTCTTCTATATTTTCTTCAACCGATTTGAAATGCACTTTTACCATCGATAAAATACTGCCTAATCTATCGTGTAAATCTCTTGCAATCCGTTGTCTTTCGCTTTCTTGACCCTCTATCATTGCATTGATAGACTTCATTTCTTGATTTTTTAATAACTCAGATACTTTTTGTTTGTCAATAATAGCCATATCAGCTTTCCGTTTTTGCTTACTTCCTCTAATAATTGCAATTAAAAGTAATATTAGTAAAAAAAAACCTATGGAAAGTGCATAATTCTTGATTTTCGAGTTATCTAATTCTTGCTGCGTAATTACTTTATCTTTAGCTAAGGAGTTCAACTCCATTTGTTCTTCTTGAAAATTAGCTTTTGTAATAATTGCCCTTTTTGATGTATCAAACATGCTCTCTTTTAACTTAACAAATTGATTTTTAAAACTTAATGCCTTATCAAATTCTTTTAACTCTGTGTGACTTAATGCCAAATTACCATATGCTTCTATTTGAACATTAACATTACTCGATTGCGCTGCTAATTCAAGAGCATCTGTGTAATAATCAACAGCACTTTCATATAATTCTTTCCTAAATTCAATATTACCTAAGTTACAGTAAGCCTCAGCTAGGTATTCTGTAAGATTATACTTTTTTATGATAACTAAACTTTTCTCGTAATACGATGTTGCTTCGTTTAATTTATTCTCTACATAATAAACAGCAGCCATCATATTATACAAGACTACATTCTTTTTTTCTAAGCCTAATTCGTCATTTAGTAATGCGGATTTTTTAGTATACTCAAGTGATAAAGCTATCTTATTCATTTTGAAGTACGCGATTCCTAAATTCATGTAAACATCTGTAAGTTCATAGACTCGATCAAATTCTTCCAGTATTAGTTTACTTTCCATCAAATATTTTATTGCAGATGGATACATTTCAAGATTGATATATAATGCTCCTATATTTGATAGCGAATAAGCTGTCTCGCTTTCATCATCTAATTCCTTTCTAATTTCCAATACTTCAAAATAATATTCCAGAGCTTTATCATACGCTCCAGTATTATTATATAACACTCCGATGTTGTTATTTATAGATGCCATTTGATATTTCAACTTTAAAGATTTGAAGTTCTCAAGGGCAGCTAAATAATAAGCAATTGCCTTTTCTGATTGCTTTTGTAAAGTATAAATTCTTCCTAGTTGATTTTGCGCTCTTCCTGTTCCGTATGTATGCCCAATGTTTTGCTCAATACTTAAAACTTCAAGAAAAATGTTTTCTGCTTTTTTAAGTTTATTTTGATTTGTGTAGATTGTTCCTATTCTGGTCTTACTTGTTGCATTACCTTTGAAATATAATATTTGCTCACTTATTTTTTTTGCTTCCGCAGCATATTTCAATGCCTTTTCCTCATCAATTCTAGTAAGCTCCCATGCCAAGTCATTTAATGTATTTACTCTCAAGGAGTCATTCTTCTGATTGGTTTGGAGCGTTACAAGCAAATCATCAATTGTTTGATTTTGTCCTATTGCTATATTCAGAAAGAAAAGAATACATACAATTAGAAATTTTATTTTAGTAGTTAAATACATTGAACAAATAGATAAATATTTAATAAATAATGCTTTACATCCTATAAAGATAATAAAGCATTAAGAGATATTTTATAATAAAGGTAAGAATTAACTTTGTTTTTTAGGATTTCCCTCATCT from Kordia antarctica encodes the following:
- a CDS encoding toll/interleukin-1 receptor domain-containing protein; the encoded protein is MAEKYKHDVAISFARADRNIALSIYLALKLKAPEMIRYYYPERQEVMLGRKLKDELQEIYRHDSKCVVIVVSKNYIDPENEFVQAEIEAFIPRYMMEKSAYLIPIMIDETLITEVHKELKGITKFPWEYNPEHLAQQIKEIVYAYQDYENSSKNKSTDDNDNETLTVKGNTFKGDAMFGNNNTINKNNSK
- a CDS encoding caspase family protein, translated to MAKKALIVGIDYYQKYKNLSGAVNDAEAVASTLKRNGDRTKNFGIKLLTSSSEDDKLSSNTLRKHIKELFESKKETVLFYFAGHGHVENSGGFILASNNQKGHEGVSLNDVLIFANQSKATNKIIILDCCHSGITGSLRDFDDKALLAEGMTILTASSEEQYATEIDGSGVFTTLLVDALNGGAANLVGQITPGSVYAHIDQSLGEWDQRPIFKTNVQYFISLKNVKPTISLKNLKRIVKLFKTKTAEFQLDPSYEHTSKSMIPKHSKKFHVLQRYNRVNLVVPVNAIHMYDAAMESKSCKLTALGQHYWNLVNKGSI
- a CDS encoding TIR domain-containing protein encodes the protein MRHKVFISYHHENDFSYRKKYEKLFNEKFDILDSLSVKPGEIKGVSTEEFRR
- a CDS encoding TIR domain-containing protein, producing the protein MRESTVTAILIGEDTWRRHHVDYEIHNSLKQTQNNLRSGVLGIISPFYATYSKNSYDEKTIPKRLAQNISNSYVAIKFWHGNPEINQQWIHEAFQKRNKIIPMNSMPPMKRNWKGDKWQ
- a CDS encoding response regulator transcription factor: MIKIIIADDHEIVVDGLISLINEEDGITVIGQANNGKDVIPLLQNNDIDVAVLDINMPKMDGVELTNYIRSEFPKVKILILTMYKDVKFIRRILEVGAHGYILKNKGKEELVTAIKTIYDDGEYLGDDVKNALIAGLRSKNVHGEVRLTQREKEILKFIGKGLSTPDIAEKLSRAQSTINSHRKNLIEKTGVKNSKELIIYARENGYN
- a CDS encoding ATP-binding protein → MYLTTKIKFLIVCILFFLNIAIGQNQTIDDLLVTLQTNQKNDSLRVNTLNDLAWELTRIDEEKALKYAAEAKKISEQILYFKGNATSKTRIGTIYTNQNKLKKAENIFLEVLSIEQNIGHTYGTGRAQNQLGRIYTLQKQSEKAIAYYLAALENFKSLKLKYQMASINNNIGVLYNNTGAYDKALEYYFEVLEIRKELDDESETAYSLSNIGALYINLEMYPSAIKYLMESKLILEEFDRVYELTDVYMNLGIAYFKMNKIALSLEYTKKSALLNDELGLEKKNVVLYNMMAAVYYVENKLNEATSYYEKSLVIIKKYNLTEYLAEAYCNLGNIEFRKELYESAVDYYTDALELAAQSSNVNVQIEAYGNLALSHTELKEFDKALSFKNQFVKLKESMFDTSKRAIITKANFQEEQMELNSLAKDKVITQQELDNSKIKNYALSIGFFLLILLLIAIIRGSKQKRKADMAIIDKQKVSELLKNQEMKSINAMIEGQESERQRIARDLHDRLGSILSMVKVHFKSVEENIEELKSSNIKQYEKANELLDNACDEVRKISHDMASGVLTKFGLVAALEDLKETLEESNQIEVEFIAHGLNNRLDNDVEITIYRIIQELISNILKYAKAKNITIQLVSRENQLNISVEDDGVGFDVNDKKNRGMGLKNVATRVESLDGELHIDSMINKGTSISIDIPIKEI